A window of the Mucilaginibacter sp. cycad4 genome harbors these coding sequences:
- a CDS encoding CPBP family intramembrane glutamic endopeptidase — protein MSEVTNIELSAEEPENIDLFPKAAYPNITSVVKFFFVYLVFLIIVTIIASIIFMNTPKEFPAVRSIFKLLMNSAPVLMAIQYTLKRGEKQQGYPSTINYGKINGWLIPVLIIAAVAFSIVLERISVLLPMPPKVREIFERMFTKDLFSFTSVVIIAPIVEEILCRGIILKGLLKNYSPTKAIFISAVLFSVLHLNPWQAIPAFFGGLFLGWIYYKTQSVIPGMIFHAAINTTGFAFLFLGNAKQDLPDIFGGMYYPVLLISIIVFVAMCILIHKKARVTPATYPISNH, from the coding sequence ATGTCTGAAGTAACAAACATCGAACTAAGTGCCGAAGAGCCCGAAAACATCGATCTTTTTCCGAAAGCAGCCTACCCAAACATAACATCTGTTGTAAAGTTCTTTTTCGTGTATCTTGTTTTTCTGATCATCGTTACAATAATCGCCAGCATTATTTTTATGAATACACCAAAAGAATTTCCGGCGGTTAGATCGATATTCAAACTATTAATGAATTCTGCTCCTGTGCTGATGGCAATACAATATACTTTAAAAAGAGGCGAAAAACAACAAGGTTATCCATCAACCATAAATTATGGTAAAATTAACGGGTGGCTTATCCCGGTATTGATCATAGCGGCAGTAGCATTCTCAATCGTTTTAGAACGAATTTCAGTATTGCTACCAATGCCGCCGAAGGTTCGAGAGATATTTGAGAGGATGTTCACCAAAGATTTATTCTCTTTCACGAGTGTTGTTATTATAGCTCCAATCGTCGAGGAAATTTTGTGCAGGGGCATTATCTTAAAAGGTTTATTGAAAAATTATTCACCTACTAAGGCCATATTCATCTCTGCAGTACTTTTTAGCGTACTGCATTTAAATCCATGGCAGGCTATTCCTGCTTTTTTCGGAGGTTTATTTTTAGGTTGGATCTATTATAAAACGCAATCTGTAATTCCTGGAATGATTTTTCATGCAGCCATAAATACTACTGGATTTGCATTTTTGTTTTTAGGAAACGCCAAACAAGATCTGCCTGATATTTTTGGAGGGATGTATTATCCTGTGTTATTAATTTCGATAATTGTTTTCGTAGCGATGTGCATATTGATCCATAAAAAAGCAAGAGTTACTCCCGCCACTTACCCAATCTCTAACCACTAA
- a CDS encoding S41 family peptidase — protein sequence MKKLYIVLFLAALCQTNLKAQTTGSYFTSNPTLTPDGKTVIFSYEGDLWKADINSQAATRLTAMQGEESNPRVSPDGQWLAFSSNQFGNNDVYVMPITGGDIKQLTYNDAGDNVDSWTWDSKSIYFNSSRYNGFSEYKVAATGGTPTRIFGHYFNTIHGVVEHPQTGELFFNNTWESIYFPTRKHYKGAYNPDIQSYNPKTKAYKKYTDWQGKDFWTTIDQKGNIYFVSDEGNEEYNLYTFIDGKKTALTQFPTSIKRSQVSADGSKVVFEKDYLIFVYDVASKQTQKLTLNLFRNNVLPKDQSFETSGKIEAAALSPDGKKLAFISRGELFVSDVEGKFIKKLERNTSERVTEVSWMSDNKTLIFGQTLGGFPNWYTIAADGTGTEKQLTTDKGSNRLLSMNKDRTQAIYLSGRNELKLLDTKTLISKTIVTDEFWGFYNPPPRFSPNGEYVVYNAYRNFEMDVFVYEIKTGKILNLTNSGVTEAAPYWSPDGKYIYFASSRTQPEYPYGSKDAHIYRMPLQKYDDPFKMDKFTALFKEEKKDDDKNKKDKDKKTSAKKKPLSEQPTPKPPADIVIDTEELMKRLERISPEFGQAQGPYVIQKGDKTLVYYASNHSEGKGALYRTTLEAFENPKTEKVGGGDFGNYDIFGNGDKYFVLAGGNIYTLNIDANKVDKVDINYSFTRNMAGEFAQMFDETWAGLDENYYDGNFHGADWKKVHDSYKAFVPYINNRSDLRLLLNDMLGELNSSHQGFYSNGSEEKKTLSYRTMETGIIFDNDSPYKVSGIATRSNADKAGVDVKPGDILKAVNGVTVDEKQDRNYYFSKPSLDKEIELTFNRAGKDIKVKLHPESTGDLSGNLYDDWIEANAKTVAEKSKGRIAYSYMKNMGQGALEDFLEDMVDDAYKKDALILDLRYNTGGNVHDDVLKFLSQKPYLQWAYRDGKKTPQPNFAPAAKPIVLLMNEQTLSDGEMTSQGFKQLGLGKIIGTETYRWIIFTSGKGLVDGSFYRIPAWGCYTLDGKDIEKTGVTPNIYVKTDFTDRIENKDPQLDRAIEEILKQLPPPNPLKGEK from the coding sequence ATGAAGAAACTATACATCGTATTGTTTTTGGCAGCCTTGTGCCAAACAAACCTTAAAGCCCAAACAACCGGAAGCTATTTTACATCTAACCCAACCCTAACGCCCGATGGCAAAACCGTAATTTTCAGTTACGAAGGCGACCTTTGGAAAGCCGACATCAACAGCCAGGCAGCCACAAGGCTAACCGCCATGCAGGGCGAAGAAAGTAACCCGCGCGTATCGCCCGACGGGCAATGGCTTGCTTTTTCATCTAATCAGTTTGGCAATAACGATGTATACGTAATGCCCATTACCGGCGGCGATATCAAGCAGCTTACCTATAACGATGCCGGCGATAATGTGGATTCCTGGACCTGGGATTCAAAATCTATCTACTTTAACTCATCCCGTTATAATGGTTTCAGCGAATATAAAGTAGCGGCTACAGGCGGTACGCCCACCAGGATATTCGGTCACTATTTCAATACCATACATGGTGTTGTTGAACACCCGCAAACCGGCGAGCTGTTTTTCAACAATACCTGGGAAAGTATCTATTTCCCAACCCGCAAACATTATAAAGGTGCTTATAATCCCGATATCCAATCATACAATCCAAAAACCAAAGCGTATAAAAAATACACCGACTGGCAGGGTAAGGATTTCTGGACTACCATTGATCAAAAAGGGAACATCTATTTCGTATCCGACGAGGGCAACGAAGAGTATAACCTGTACACCTTTATCGATGGTAAAAAAACCGCATTAACCCAGTTCCCAACATCTATTAAACGCTCCCAGGTAAGTGCCGATGGCAGCAAGGTGGTGTTTGAAAAAGATTACCTGATTTTTGTTTATGACGTAGCATCGAAACAAACACAGAAACTAACCTTAAACCTGTTTCGCAATAATGTACTGCCTAAAGACCAATCGTTTGAAACAAGCGGCAAAATTGAGGCTGCAGCTTTATCGCCCGATGGCAAAAAGCTCGCTTTCATATCCCGCGGCGAATTGTTTGTAAGCGATGTCGAAGGGAAGTTCATCAAAAAGCTGGAGCGTAATACCAGCGAACGGGTTACCGAAGTAAGCTGGATGAGCGATAACAAAACCCTTATTTTCGGCCAAACCTTAGGCGGCTTCCCTAATTGGTACACCATAGCAGCCGATGGCACCGGTACCGAAAAGCAGCTTACTACTGATAAAGGCAGTAACCGCCTGTTAAGCATGAATAAAGACCGCACACAGGCCATTTATTTGAGCGGCCGTAATGAGCTGAAACTTTTGGATACGAAAACACTCATATCAAAAACGATTGTTACCGATGAGTTTTGGGGATTTTACAACCCTCCTCCACGCTTTTCGCCCAATGGTGAGTACGTGGTATACAATGCTTACCGCAATTTTGAGATGGATGTTTTTGTTTACGAGATAAAAACCGGGAAGATCCTAAACCTCACCAACAGTGGTGTTACCGAAGCCGCGCCATATTGGTCGCCGGATGGCAAGTATATCTATTTCGCATCGTCACGTACGCAGCCAGAGTATCCTTACGGCTCAAAGGACGCGCACATTTACAGGATGCCGCTGCAAAAGTATGACGATCCTTTTAAGATGGATAAGTTTACGGCCCTGTTTAAAGAGGAGAAAAAAGACGACGATAAAAACAAAAAGGATAAAGACAAGAAAACATCCGCCAAGAAGAAACCTTTATCAGAGCAGCCAACACCTAAACCGCCAGCCGATATTGTGATAGATACAGAAGAACTGATGAAAAGGCTGGAACGCATCAGTCCGGAGTTTGGTCAGGCGCAGGGACCTTATGTGATTCAAAAAGGAGATAAAACATTGGTATACTATGCCTCAAACCATAGCGAGGGTAAAGGGGCGCTTTACCGTACCACACTCGAAGCTTTTGAAAACCCCAAAACTGAAAAAGTCGGCGGCGGCGACTTTGGCAACTACGACATTTTTGGCAACGGCGATAAATATTTTGTACTGGCCGGAGGTAATATTTATACACTGAATATTGATGCCAACAAAGTGGATAAGGTAGATATTAATTACAGCTTTACCCGCAACATGGCCGGTGAGTTTGCACAAATGTTTGACGAAACCTGGGCCGGGCTGGATGAAAATTATTATGATGGCAACTTTCACGGGGCCGACTGGAAAAAGGTTCACGACAGCTACAAAGCCTTTGTGCCTTACATTAATAACCGCTCGGATCTTCGCCTGCTTCTTAATGATATGCTTGGCGAGCTAAACTCATCGCACCAGGGATTTTACTCAAACGGCAGCGAAGAAAAGAAAACCCTCTCCTACCGTACCATGGAAACCGGGATCATTTTTGATAATGATTCGCCATACAAAGTTAGCGGCATAGCTACCCGGAGTAATGCTGATAAAGCGGGCGTTGATGTAAAACCGGGCGATATACTGAAAGCTGTGAACGGCGTTACCGTTGATGAAAAGCAAGACCGTAATTATTATTTCAGCAAGCCATCGCTCGATAAAGAAATTGAATTGACCTTTAACCGTGCAGGCAAAGATATTAAAGTGAAGCTACACCCCGAATCAACCGGCGATCTATCAGGTAACCTTTATGACGATTGGATTGAGGCCAACGCTAAAACAGTTGCCGAAAAAAGTAAAGGCCGTATAGCGTACTCCTATATGAAAAACATGGGACAAGGCGCTTTGGAAGATTTCCTGGAAGATATGGTTGATGATGCCTATAAAAAAGATGCCCTCATTCTCGACTTAAGATATAACACAGGTGGTAACGTACATGATGATGTACTTAAATTCTTGTCGCAAAAGCCATACCTGCAGTGGGCTTACCGCGACGGCAAAAAAACACCCCAACCCAATTTTGCACCGGCGGCCAAACCGATTGTCCTGCTCATGAACGAGCAAACCCTGAGCGATGGTGAAATGACTTCTCAAGGCTTTAAACAACTGGGCTTGGGCAAAATCATCGGCACCGAAACCTACCGCTGGATCATTTTCACCAGCGGTAAAGGCCTGGTTGATGGCTCGTTTTACCGTATCCCGGCCTGGGGCTGTTATACCCTTGATGGTAAAGACATCGAGAAAACAGGTGTAACACCGAATATCTATGTAAAAACAGACTTTACCGACAGGATTGAAAATAAAGATCCGCAGTTGGATAGGGCCATTGAGGAGATTCTGAAACAGTTGCCGCCCCCTAACCCCCTAAAGGGGGAAAAATAG
- a CDS encoding glycosyltransferase family 4 protein produces MLKVVHLNTYDGNGGAGRACMRLNRALLSQNIDSKIIVHYKFGNNPDIKTFNGNIIQKSYTAATIILERILAKRFLKPDSRTPFSFTWFGRSVIKHPDVKNADIIHLHWINHGFLDPRHIAEIKKLGKPVVWTFHDSNAFTGGCHVRYTCDHYQQQCGNCPLLINAGNDDISHRIWQQKNKAYQQLGFNIIAPSLWMQASVRKSSLMQGKAANNIPNTLETDVFKPIDKKEAKAKAGLPTDKFIFLSGFMPSRKDLHKGTQYLLESMELLKQRLGADTDQIELVVFGNRGTESLLDFPFKTSFLGTINNDEKLALHYAAADAFLIPSLEDNLPYTVMESLACGTPVIAFTTGGIPDMVQHQHSGYLATYRSSESFTDGMEWIIKHPERDELNQQARQTIMDRFSEEVIAKKHIEVYQKLLSKGGSNV; encoded by the coding sequence ATGTTAAAAGTGGTGCACCTCAATACTTATGACGGCAATGGCGGCGCGGGCAGGGCCTGCATGCGCCTTAACCGGGCATTACTTAGCCAAAATATCGATTCTAAAATTATTGTACATTATAAATTTGGAAATAATCCTGATATCAAGACTTTTAACGGTAATATTATCCAAAAATCATACACGGCGGCGACCATCATATTAGAGCGAATTTTAGCTAAACGGTTTCTAAAACCTGATAGCCGTACACCGTTTTCCTTTACCTGGTTTGGCCGTTCGGTAATTAAACATCCTGATGTTAAAAATGCCGATATCATTCACCTGCACTGGATCAACCATGGATTTTTGGATCCCAGGCATATAGCGGAAATTAAAAAGCTGGGCAAGCCGGTGGTGTGGACTTTTCATGACAGTAACGCCTTTACCGGCGGCTGTCATGTGCGCTATACCTGCGATCATTACCAGCAGCAATGCGGCAACTGCCCATTGTTGATCAACGCTGGAAATGATGATATTTCGCACCGCATCTGGCAGCAAAAAAACAAAGCTTACCAGCAGCTGGGCTTTAACATCATAGCACCAAGTTTATGGATGCAGGCGTCCGTAAGGAAAAGCAGTTTGATGCAAGGGAAGGCCGCAAACAATATTCCAAATACGCTGGAAACAGATGTTTTTAAGCCGATAGACAAAAAGGAAGCGAAAGCGAAAGCGGGCTTACCGACAGATAAATTTATCTTTTTAAGTGGCTTTATGCCATCGCGTAAAGATCTGCATAAAGGTACTCAATATCTATTAGAGAGCATGGAGCTGCTCAAGCAACGCTTAGGTGCGGATACAGATCAGATCGAACTGGTTGTGTTTGGAAACCGCGGTACAGAAAGCCTACTCGATTTTCCTTTTAAAACCAGTTTTTTGGGAACCATCAATAATGATGAAAAGCTGGCCCTGCATTATGCTGCCGCCGACGCTTTTTTAATCCCCTCGCTCGAGGATAATTTGCCTTACACTGTGATGGAAAGTCTGGCCTGTGGTACACCCGTAATTGCTTTTACCACGGGAGGAATCCCTGATATGGTACAGCACCAGCATAGTGGCTACCTCGCTACCTATCGCTCGTCCGAAAGTTTTACCGATGGTATGGAATGGATCATTAAGCATCCGGAAAGAGACGAGTTGAACCAGCAAGCCCGGCAAACTATTATGGATAGGTTTTCGGAAGAGGTGATCGCTAAAAAACATATTGAGGTATATCAAAAGTTATTGAGCAAGGGAGGTAGCAATGTTTAA
- a CDS encoding glycosyltransferase family 2 protein has translation MFNPRLSVITIVYNNVRDIERTIRSVINQSYANIEYVIIDGLSNDGTLQVIDKYKDHIAKLISEKDEGIYDAMNKGLALASGDYVIFMNSGDEFYDNETVAAVFASADDADIYYGETEMIADDGSSLGQRRHKAPARFTWKGFKYGMSISHQAIYIRRSLADPYDRRYQLSSDIDWIIRAAKKTRKIVNVNRYVAKYLVGGMSKKKHRQSLVERFDIMKRNYGLIPTVFNHFVIAFNLGWYWLKNRRTND, from the coding sequence ATGTTTAATCCGCGGTTAAGCGTTATCACCATTGTTTACAATAACGTTAGGGATATTGAGCGTACCATTCGTTCGGTGATTAACCAATCCTATGCCAATATTGAATATGTGATTATCGATGGTTTATCGAATGATGGCACCCTGCAGGTGATCGATAAATATAAAGATCATATAGCTAAACTCATCAGCGAGAAAGATGAAGGTATTTACGATGCCATGAACAAAGGACTCGCTTTGGCTTCCGGCGATTACGTGATATTTATGAATTCGGGCGATGAGTTTTATGATAATGAAACAGTAGCGGCGGTTTTTGCCTCGGCCGATGACGCAGATATTTACTATGGAGAAACCGAAATGATTGCCGATGATGGCAGCAGTTTAGGGCAACGACGGCATAAAGCACCTGCAAGGTTTACCTGGAAGGGTTTTAAATACGGCATGAGCATCAGCCACCAGGCAATTTATATCAGGCGTTCATTAGCCGATCCTTATGATCGCCGCTATCAATTGAGCTCGGATATCGACTGGATAATCCGCGCGGCAAAAAAGACCCGAAAAATAGTTAATGTTAACCGTTATGTGGCCAAATACCTGGTAGGAGGAATGTCAAAGAAAAAGCACCGCCAAAGTTTGGTGGAGCGCTTTGATATTATGAAACGGAATTACGGATTGATCCCAACTGTTTTTAACCATTTTGTTATTGCCTTTAATTTAGGCTGGTATTGGTTGAAGAACAGAAGGACGAATGATTGA
- a CDS encoding Imm7 family immunity protein, with protein sequence MIEFNGWISVGLDSVFEGGSMGGDLKQFEETMKPLIVGFSMDNQFIELRRMNGLFVYFIGGAHNHRLNYLESVIEIYEKIAELAPSSFGLLYVRFPDDEVSWNKYRVFRLARGLITEQEDTLLSPCDPVIEDNSIDD encoded by the coding sequence ATGATTGAATTTAATGGATGGATCTCTGTAGGATTAGATTCTGTTTTTGAAGGCGGCTCTATGGGGGGCGATTTGAAGCAATTCGAAGAGACAATGAAGCCTTTAATAGTCGGTTTTAGTATGGACAACCAGTTTATCGAGCTTAGGCGAATGAATGGGTTATTTGTTTATTTCATTGGCGGCGCCCATAACCATAGATTGAACTACCTCGAATCTGTGATTGAAATTTATGAAAAAATAGCAGAATTAGCTCCATCAAGCTTTGGATTGTTGTATGTGAGATTTCCAGATGATGAAGTCTCCTGGAATAAATATAGAGTTTTTAGATTAGCGAGAGGCCTGATCACTGAGCAGGAAGATACGTTGTTGTCACCTTGTGATCCTGTAATTGAAGATAATTCGATTGATGATTAA
- a CDS encoding DUF4834 family protein translates to MILIRFLIISICILYIIRSLVRYLLPFLFESVVNKAQQQYQQQQHNYNEGPKPDGKIRIDHVPQPKKGSVPDSEGEFIDYEEVK, encoded by the coding sequence ATGATTCTCATTCGTTTCCTGATCATATCTATTTGTATATTATACATTATCCGCAGCCTGGTACGTTACCTGCTGCCATTTCTGTTTGAAAGTGTTGTAAACAAAGCTCAACAGCAATATCAGCAACAACAACATAATTATAACGAAGGCCCAAAGCCTGATGGAAAAATCAGGATTGATCATGTTCCACAGCCCAAAAAAGGCAGTGTGCCTGACAGCGAAGGTGAGTTTATTGATTACGAAGAAGTAAAATAA
- the uvrB gene encoding excinuclease ABC subunit UvrB gives MDFQLTSQYKPTGDQPEAIRQLVEGINNGDPYQTLLGVTGSGKTFTVANMIQQTQKPTLILSHNKTLAAQLYGEFKQFFPENAVNYFVSYYDYYQPEAFIPTTNTYIEKDLQINEEIEKLRLRTTSALMSGRRDVIVVSSISCIYGMGNPDDFADSVFKFAVGTRISRNAFLHRLVEILYARTTADFKRGTFRVKGDTVDIFPAYLDYAYRISFFGDDIEELSAFDIGTGKTIEKMTHMVVYPANLYVAPRERFLQSIWAIQEELEMRKKQFIDDGRFLEAKRLEERVNYDLEMIRELGYCSGIENYSRFFDGRKPGARPFCLLDYFPDDYLMVIDESHVTVPQIRAMYGGDRSRKISLVDYGFRLPAALDNRPLNFQEFENLAPQTVYVSATPGDFELEKSGGVVVEQVIRPTGLLDPVIDVRPVINQVDDLLDEVDKTIKKGDRVLVTTLTKRMAEELAKYMDRLGIKCRYIHSEVKTLQRVEILRGLRLGEFDVLIGINLLREGLDLPEVSLVAILDADKEGFLRSERSLIQTIGRAARNDRGRVIMYADKITDSMQITMDETNRRREIQIAYNTEHGITPLTVGKSREEIMEQTSVVDFKGGVQQAYVETDTLTLAADPIVQYMTKADLKKSIDNTKKDMLAAAKNMDFLLAAKLRDEMFALEKMMEEKF, from the coding sequence ATGGATTTTCAATTAACATCTCAATATAAACCAACCGGCGATCAGCCCGAAGCTATAAGGCAGCTGGTTGAAGGAATAAACAACGGTGACCCGTACCAAACCCTCTTAGGGGTTACCGGGTCGGGCAAAACATTTACCGTGGCCAACATGATTCAGCAAACGCAAAAGCCAACGCTGATCCTGAGCCACAACAAAACATTAGCAGCTCAGCTTTATGGTGAGTTTAAGCAGTTCTTCCCCGAAAACGCGGTGAACTACTTTGTTTCGTACTATGACTATTACCAGCCGGAAGCATTTATCCCGACTACCAATACCTACATTGAAAAGGACCTGCAGATAAACGAGGAGATAGAAAAACTTCGTTTACGTACTACGTCTGCTTTAATGTCGGGCAGGCGCGATGTGATCGTGGTATCGTCTATATCCTGCATTTATGGTATGGGTAACCCCGACGATTTTGCCGATTCGGTTTTCAAGTTTGCCGTAGGTACCCGCATCAGCAGGAATGCTTTTTTACACCGCCTGGTCGAAATTTTATACGCCCGCACCACTGCCGATTTTAAACGCGGTACATTCAGGGTGAAGGGCGATACTGTTGATATTTTTCCGGCCTACCTGGATTATGCTTACCGCATCTCCTTTTTTGGCGATGATATTGAGGAGCTAAGCGCCTTTGACATCGGAACCGGAAAAACCATCGAAAAAATGACGCACATGGTGGTATATCCCGCCAACCTGTACGTTGCCCCGCGCGAACGCTTTTTGCAATCCATCTGGGCCATACAGGAAGAGCTGGAAATGCGTAAAAAGCAATTTATTGATGACGGTCGTTTCCTGGAAGCCAAACGTTTGGAGGAAAGGGTTAATTACGACCTGGAAATGATCCGCGAGTTGGGTTACTGTTCGGGCATCGAGAACTACTCCCGCTTTTTTGATGGGCGCAAACCCGGTGCAAGGCCGTTCTGCTTGCTTGATTATTTCCCGGATGATTACCTGATGGTGATTGACGAAAGCCACGTAACTGTTCCGCAGATCAGGGCTATGTATGGTGGTGACCGTTCGCGCAAGATCTCGCTGGTTGATTATGGTTTCCGCCTGCCGGCTGCATTAGATAACCGCCCGCTTAATTTCCAGGAGTTTGAAAACCTGGCGCCGCAAACCGTTTATGTAAGCGCTACGCCAGGCGATTTTGAGCTGGAAAAATCAGGCGGTGTAGTGGTTGAACAGGTGATCCGCCCAACCGGGCTGCTTGACCCGGTTATTGATGTACGTCCTGTGATAAACCAGGTTGATGACCTGCTTGATGAAGTAGATAAAACCATTAAAAAAGGCGACCGTGTACTGGTAACCACGCTCACCAAACGCATGGCCGAAGAGCTGGCTAAATACATGGACAGGCTGGGTATTAAGTGCCGGTACATCCACTCGGAAGTTAAGACCCTGCAACGCGTTGAAATATTACGTGGTTTACGCCTTGGTGAATTTGATGTACTGATAGGTATCAATCTGCTGCGTGAAGGATTGGATTTACCTGAAGTATCATTAGTAGCTATTTTAGATGCCGATAAAGAAGGTTTCCTGCGTTCGGAACGTTCGCTGATCCAAACCATCGGCCGTGCTGCCCGTAATGACAGGGGCCGGGTGATCATGTATGCCGATAAAATAACCGATTCGATGCAGATCACGATGGACGAAACCAACCGGCGCCGCGAAATCCAGATTGCCTATAACACAGAGCACGGCATTACACCGCTAACCGTGGGTAAATCGCGCGAGGAAATCATGGAACAAACATCGGTGGTCGACTTTAAAGGCGGCGTACAGCAAGCTTATGTAGAAACTGACACCCTGACCCTTGCCGCCGACCCTATTGTTCAATACATGACCAAAGCCGATCTGAAAAAATCAATCGACAATACCAAAAAAGATATGCTCGCCGCCGCTAAAAACATGGATTTCCTGCTGGCTGCCAAGCTACGCGACGAAATGTTTGCTTTGGAAAAAATGATGGAGGAGAAGTTTTAA
- a CDS encoding MarR family winged helix-turn-helix transcriptional regulator has product MNVIDESGILAISTRLQRLAEQLRKEGVLIYKAHNIEFEPKWFPVIYTLHFKPVLSVVEIAAEIGYTHPSTISLLKELEKEKLIRSKKDKADERKRLIMLTTKGQELIVRMKPIWEIMKAAAAEIADTQNNLMKAITEAEEKLKQQSFLERALRLKTEM; this is encoded by the coding sequence ATGAATGTTATTGACGAATCGGGAATTTTAGCAATTTCAACAAGATTGCAGCGCCTGGCCGAGCAGTTACGCAAAGAGGGCGTGCTCATATACAAAGCCCACAATATTGAATTTGAGCCCAAGTGGTTCCCGGTGATTTATACTTTGCATTTTAAGCCCGTTTTAAGTGTGGTGGAAATTGCCGCCGAAATTGGTTACACTCACCCATCAACGATAAGCCTGTTAAAGGAGCTGGAAAAAGAAAAACTCATCCGCTCAAAAAAAGACAAGGCCGATGAAAGGAAGCGCCTTATCATGTTAACCACAAAAGGCCAGGAACTTATTGTGCGCATGAAACCTATCTGGGAAATTATGAAAGCCGCCGCCGCGGAAATTGCCGATACCCAAAACAACCTGATGAAGGCTATAACCGAAGCAGAAGAAAAATTAAAGCAACAAAGCTTTCTTGAACGTGCCTTGCGTTTAAAAACTGAAATGTAG
- a CDS encoding GNAT family N-acetyltransferase — protein MDTTPVISSLNNTYCQQIIDIILPIQQIEFNVPITLEAQPDLLDIETNYHQTGGNFWGATYNEQLVGTIALIAFGNNAAAIRKMFVLKEYRGKELGIAQLLLDNLIAYCRQNNIADIYLGTVEMLKAAHRFYEKNGFTRLAKHELPKSFPLMAADTIFYELHLKN, from the coding sequence ATGGACACTACGCCTGTTATCAGCTCACTCAACAATACTTATTGCCAGCAGATCATTGATATCATTTTACCAATTCAGCAAATAGAATTCAATGTGCCTATAACGCTTGAAGCCCAGCCCGACCTGCTTGATATTGAAACAAACTATCATCAAACCGGCGGCAATTTTTGGGGAGCTACATACAATGAGCAGCTTGTTGGCACCATAGCCCTTATTGCTTTTGGTAATAATGCAGCCGCCATACGCAAAATGTTTGTGCTTAAAGAATATCGCGGCAAAGAGCTGGGCATTGCGCAATTACTGCTGGATAATCTTATTGCCTATTGCAGGCAAAACAACATTGCCGACATTTATTTAGGCACCGTTGAGATGCTGAAAGCTGCCCATCGCTTTTATGAAAAAAATGGATTTACACGCCTGGCCAAACATGAGCTGCCAAAATCATTCCCTCTTATGGCTGCAGATACTATTTTTTATGAGTTACATTTGAAAAACTAA
- the upp gene encoding uracil phosphoribosyltransferase, whose product MIFILNKTDTIANQFLAELRDAVIQQDKARFRRNQEKLGAILAYELSKSLHYETKEIQTPLGTASVNMPADEPVLGIILRAGLPFHQGFMQFFDQSSSAFITAYRKVKRNGSFLIQVDHISTPNLDDKIFILCDTMLATGQSIVSVCKELMAQYKIKELHIAAVIASTEGVAHVKANLPKAKLWLCAVDDEMTSKAYIVPGLGDAGDLAFGEKA is encoded by the coding sequence ATGATTTTCATTCTCAATAAAACCGATACTATTGCCAACCAGTTTCTTGCCGAATTGCGGGATGCCGTTATTCAGCAGGATAAGGCACGTTTTAGGCGGAACCAGGAAAAGCTGGGTGCTATACTGGCTTATGAGCTCAGCAAATCATTACATTACGAAACCAAAGAAATTCAAACTCCGCTGGGGACCGCCAGTGTTAATATGCCAGCCGATGAACCGGTGCTGGGGATCATTTTGCGGGCTGGGCTGCCTTTTCACCAGGGTTTTATGCAGTTTTTTGATCAATCATCCTCTGCATTTATTACAGCTTATCGCAAAGTGAAACGCAACGGCAGCTTTTTGATCCAGGTTGACCATATCTCCACCCCAAACCTTGACGATAAGATCTTTATTTTGTGCGATACCATGCTGGCCACCGGGCAAAGTATAGTATCGGTTTGTAAAGAACTGATGGCACAATATAAAATAAAAGAGCTGCACATTGCCGCAGTAATTGCCAGTACCGAAGGTGTGGCGCATGTAAAAGCCAACCTGCCAAAAGCCAAACTCTGGCTTTGCGCGGTGGATGATGAAATGACCAGCAAAGCTTATATCGTACCGGGTTTGGGCGATGCGGGTGACCTGGCTTTTGGAGAGAAAGCGTAG